The proteins below are encoded in one region of Micromonospora sp. DSM 45708:
- the rraA gene encoding ribonuclease E activity regulator RraA, whose translation METPTTADLYDRHGDALGSCDTQLRQFGGVRVFAGRAVTVRCFQDNALIKSIVAERGEGRVLVVDGGGSLHTALMGDLIAGAAAANGWAGVVINGAVRDAAALGALPIGIKALGTNPRKSAKTGAGERDVSVSFGDCVFPPGALVHADDDGVVVLPVAGRD comes from the coding sequence ATGGAGACCCCGACGACCGCCGACCTCTACGACCGGCACGGCGACGCCCTCGGCTCGTGCGACACCCAGCTCCGCCAGTTCGGCGGCGTCCGGGTCTTCGCCGGCCGTGCCGTCACGGTGCGCTGTTTCCAGGACAACGCCCTGATCAAGTCGATCGTGGCCGAACGGGGCGAGGGGCGGGTGCTGGTGGTGGACGGCGGCGGCTCGCTGCACACCGCCCTCATGGGCGACCTGATCGCCGGCGCCGCCGCGGCGAACGGCTGGGCCGGCGTGGTGATCAACGGCGCGGTCCGCGACGCGGCGGCCCTCGGCGCCCTGCCGATCGGCATCAAGGCGCTCGGCACGAACCCGCGCAAGAGCGCCAAGACCGGTGCCGGCGAACGGGACGTGTCGGTGTCGTTCGGTGACTGCGTCTTCCCGCCGGGCGCCCTCGTGCACGCCGACGACGACGGCGTCGTCGTGCTGCCGGTCGCCGGGCGGGACTAG
- a CDS encoding Ppx/GppA phosphatase family protein has translation MRLGVLDVGSNTVHLLVVDAHHGAHPWPAHSEKVVLRLAEQIGPDGALTDAGADGLVKAVGMARAAADGLGAEDLLAFATSAVRDATNAGEVLARVRDETGVRLEVLSGADEARMTFLAVRRWFGWSAGRLLAMDIGGGSLELAAGIDEHPDVAVSLPLGAGRLSRERLAVDPAGLMPPSAEAVEGLREYVDAQLDPVVEQLTEVGWERPVASSKTFRTLARLAGAAPSGAGLWARRSLTRTGLRQVLGFVRHIPPAHLPELEGVSAQRAHQLLAGAVVAEAVMSRLDVDSLDICPWALREGVILRRLDQLAPM, from the coding sequence ATGCGACTGGGTGTCCTCGACGTCGGTTCCAACACGGTGCACCTGCTGGTGGTCGACGCCCATCACGGCGCGCACCCCTGGCCGGCGCACTCCGAGAAGGTGGTGCTGCGCCTGGCCGAGCAGATCGGCCCGGACGGCGCGTTGACCGACGCCGGCGCGGACGGGCTGGTCAAGGCGGTCGGCATGGCGCGGGCGGCGGCCGACGGGCTGGGCGCCGAGGACCTGCTGGCGTTCGCCACCAGCGCGGTCCGCGACGCCACCAACGCGGGCGAGGTGCTGGCCCGGGTCCGCGACGAGACCGGCGTACGTCTGGAGGTGCTCTCCGGCGCGGACGAGGCGCGGATGACGTTCCTCGCGGTGCGGCGGTGGTTCGGGTGGTCCGCCGGCCGGCTGTTGGCGATGGACATCGGCGGCGGCTCGCTGGAGCTGGCCGCCGGCATCGACGAGCACCCGGACGTCGCGGTCTCGCTGCCGCTCGGCGCGGGCCGGCTCAGCCGGGAGCGGCTGGCGGTCGATCCGGCCGGTCTGATGCCGCCGTCCGCGGAGGCCGTGGAGGGGCTGCGGGAGTACGTGGACGCGCAACTCGACCCGGTGGTGGAGCAGTTGACCGAGGTGGGCTGGGAGCGTCCGGTGGCAAGTTCGAAGACATTCCGCACGCTGGCCCGGCTGGCCGGCGCCGCGCCGTCCGGCGCCGGGCTCTGGGCCCGGCGCAGCCTGACCCGTACCGGGCTGCGGCAGGTGCTCGGCTTCGTCCGGCACATCCCACCGGCTCACCTGCCCGAGCTGGAGGGGGTCAGCGCGCAGCGGGCCCACCAGCTCCTCGCGGGCGCGGTGGTGGCCGAGGCGGTGATGAGCCGGCTCGACGTCGACAGTCTGGACATCTGCCCGTGGGCGTTGCGGGAGGGGGTCATCCTGCGCCGGCTGGATCAGCTCGCGCCGATGTGA
- a CDS encoding sugar phosphate isomerase/epimerase family protein, translating to MTSRVPVLLSTSSVFPERTAAAFQLAAALGYDGVEVMVWTDPVSQDAGALRGLSEHYGVPVLSVHAPCLLVTQRVWSADPWERLRRAAELAETLEAPTVVVHPPFTWQRDYARTFGDGLDAIAGRFGGLRFAVENMFPVRMAGRQFVPYVPGWDPTDTGYASYTLDLSHCAASHTDALAMADRMGAGLAHVHLGDGTGEGRDEHLVPGRGGQPCAELLRSLAGRGFTGSVAVEVTTRGAKSRAVREADLREALEFARANLTAPSPVDA from the coding sequence GTGACTTCCCGCGTCCCGGTGCTCCTGTCCACGTCCTCGGTCTTTCCCGAACGGACCGCGGCGGCGTTCCAGCTCGCCGCCGCGCTCGGGTACGACGGCGTCGAGGTGATGGTCTGGACCGACCCGGTGAGCCAGGACGCGGGCGCGCTGCGCGGCCTCTCCGAGCACTACGGCGTCCCGGTGCTCTCGGTGCACGCGCCGTGCCTGCTGGTCACCCAGCGGGTGTGGAGCGCCGACCCGTGGGAGCGGCTGCGCAGGGCCGCCGAGCTGGCCGAGACGCTCGAAGCGCCGACCGTGGTGGTGCACCCGCCGTTCACCTGGCAGCGTGACTACGCGCGCACGTTCGGCGACGGGCTCGACGCCATCGCCGGGCGGTTCGGCGGGCTCCGCTTCGCGGTGGAGAACATGTTCCCGGTGCGGATGGCCGGCCGGCAGTTCGTGCCGTACGTGCCGGGCTGGGACCCGACCGACACCGGCTACGCCTCCTACACGCTGGACCTGTCGCACTGCGCGGCCTCGCACACCGACGCGCTGGCCATGGCCGACCGGATGGGCGCCGGGCTGGCGCACGTGCACCTGGGCGACGGCACCGGCGAGGGGCGGGACGAGCACCTGGTGCCCGGCCGGGGCGGTCAGCCCTGCGCGGAGCTGCTCCGTTCGCTGGCCGGGCGTGGCTTCACCGGCTCGGTCGCGGTGGAGGTGACCACCCGGGGCGCGAAGAGTCGCGCGGTCCGCGAGGCGGATCTGCGCGAGGCGCTGGAGTTCGCCCGCGCGAACCTGACCGCGCCCTCCCCGGTCGACGCCTGA